From Denitrovibrio acetiphilus DSM 12809, the proteins below share one genomic window:
- a CDS encoding pyruvate carboxylase translates to MRIKKLMSANRGEIAIRTFRACTEMGIRTVALYSEEDKYSLHRYKADEAYLIGKGLDPVAAYMNIDEIIQLAIHKKIDAIHPGYGFLAENAEFAKACKEAGIIFIGPDSDTINMFGDKKNAKILAKKCGVPVIEGSVGTVATTEEAASVSESIGYPVLIKAVAGGGGRGIRIAKNKKELLENYGSAKSEALKAFGNDEIIIEKYIEEPKHIEVQLLADKHGSIVHLFERDCSIQRRHQKLIEIAPSISVDDKTLQQMYNAAIEIGKKSKLVNAATVEFLVDKKQDFYFLEVNPRLQVEHTITELITGIDIVQSQINIAQGEKLSSPDIDIESQDTIRKNGYAIQCRVTTEDPENNFFPDTGEIQAYRTAAGFGVRLDAGNGFANAKISPHYDSLLVKVSTHAHSFAQSARKMHRALSEFRIRGVKTNIQFLEKVISHEKFLNGNFNTTFVDSNKDLCVFKQRQDRATKALKFLANNIINNPSGSRLSKEIILPSINPPVVPYGVPVPAGTKDILNRRGVQGVIDHVRRSNEAFFTDTTFRDAHQSLLATRVRTKDMLDIAEYYAHHLNGLFSMEMWGGATYDVAYRFLKESPWDRLIQLRAKAPNILFQMLLRASNAVGYTNYPDNVVRQFIKLACENGIDIFRIFDCFNWVEQMTPAIEEVKKNGRIAEAAICYTGDITDPKRTKYSLNYYTGIAKELAEAGTDIIGIKDMAGLLKPYAAKTLIKAIKEETGLPVHFHTHNTSGNAEAAALMAFEAGADIIDAAVSSMSGLTSQPNMNSIAAALDGQDKHSTLDKKAMQNVSDYFDRVRRYYFPFESGMKASSAEVYMHEIPGGQYSNLIVQVEAMGLIDRWEDVRQMYTEVNKELGDIIKVTPSSKVVGDLALFLVRNNLTVDDIYIKGDTLNFPDSVVSFFKGMLGQPYGGFPKRLQEIVLKGEKPLDCRPGELLEDFDFEAAAKELKDMFGRDFSPTELISYALYPAVFKDYVKFNSEYGDPSVFCTRSFFYPLEKEEEIELDIEEGKTLIIRHMNVSEPDAKGMRKVYFELNGQPRSVTVKDETLTDIIKSNAKGDPANPNEVCATMPGSITKVNVKAGDKVAKGDVLLITEAMKMETKIASAADGEVSEVFLHEGDKIESGDLLIKLV, encoded by the coding sequence ATGAGAATAAAAAAATTGATGTCAGCCAACAGAGGTGAAATAGCTATCCGTACTTTCAGAGCCTGTACCGAGATGGGTATCAGAACCGTGGCTCTATACTCGGAAGAGGACAAATATTCACTCCACAGATACAAAGCTGATGAAGCTTACCTAATAGGCAAAGGTCTCGATCCTGTTGCAGCTTACATGAATATCGATGAAATAATACAACTTGCTATACATAAAAAGATAGATGCAATACATCCGGGTTACGGCTTTCTCGCTGAAAATGCAGAGTTCGCAAAAGCCTGCAAAGAAGCAGGAATCATATTTATCGGCCCCGACTCTGACACAATCAACATGTTCGGAGATAAAAAGAACGCAAAAATCCTTGCGAAAAAGTGCGGAGTACCCGTAATTGAAGGTTCGGTCGGCACTGTTGCCACAACAGAAGAGGCGGCATCTGTGTCCGAGTCTATAGGCTACCCTGTTCTGATCAAAGCCGTCGCAGGCGGAGGCGGACGAGGCATCAGAATTGCGAAAAACAAAAAAGAACTGCTGGAGAACTACGGTTCTGCCAAAAGTGAAGCTCTGAAAGCATTCGGAAATGACGAAATAATTATAGAAAAATACATTGAAGAACCGAAACACATAGAAGTACAACTCCTCGCAGACAAACACGGTAGCATTGTCCACCTCTTCGAACGTGACTGCTCCATACAGCGCCGCCATCAGAAGCTTATTGAGATAGCGCCCTCCATCAGCGTAGACGACAAAACTCTTCAGCAAATGTATAACGCAGCCATAGAAATAGGTAAAAAATCTAAACTTGTAAACGCTGCCACAGTGGAGTTTCTCGTTGACAAAAAACAAGATTTTTATTTTCTGGAGGTCAACCCCAGACTTCAAGTCGAACACACTATAACGGAGCTCATCACCGGTATAGACATTGTTCAGTCACAGATCAACATTGCCCAGGGAGAGAAACTAAGCTCTCCGGATATTGACATAGAATCTCAGGACACAATCAGAAAAAACGGCTATGCAATTCAATGCCGTGTAACAACAGAAGATCCCGAAAACAACTTTTTCCCTGACACGGGAGAAATCCAGGCATACAGAACTGCCGCGGGGTTTGGTGTGCGGCTGGATGCCGGAAATGGTTTTGCAAACGCCAAAATTTCACCTCACTATGACTCCCTCTTGGTGAAGGTATCCACCCACGCCCACTCCTTTGCTCAATCCGCCCGAAAGATGCACCGGGCTCTGAGCGAATTTCGTATCCGAGGGGTCAAAACAAACATCCAGTTCCTAGAAAAAGTGATTTCTCACGAAAAATTCCTTAACGGCAACTTCAATACTACTTTCGTAGACAGCAACAAAGACCTGTGCGTATTCAAACAGAGACAGGACAGAGCAACAAAAGCTCTCAAATTTCTGGCAAATAATATAATTAACAACCCGTCCGGTTCACGTCTTTCAAAAGAGATAATACTCCCCAGTATCAATCCTCCGGTTGTTCCATACGGTGTGCCTGTTCCGGCAGGGACTAAAGATATTCTGAACAGAAGAGGCGTTCAGGGGGTTATAGACCACGTACGCAGATCAAACGAGGCGTTCTTTACCGACACCACTTTCAGAGACGCCCACCAGTCTCTCCTTGCCACCCGTGTCCGCACTAAAGATATGCTCGATATCGCAGAGTATTATGCACATCACCTGAACGGACTTTTCTCTATGGAGATGTGGGGCGGTGCAACATATGACGTTGCCTACCGTTTCCTTAAAGAATCACCATGGGACAGGCTGATACAGCTTCGGGCGAAAGCTCCGAATATACTATTTCAGATGTTGCTGCGTGCCTCCAACGCTGTTGGTTACACAAATTATCCCGACAATGTAGTCAGACAGTTCATAAAGCTCGCCTGCGAAAACGGAATAGACATTTTCAGGATTTTCGACTGCTTCAACTGGGTTGAACAGATGACACCTGCCATCGAAGAAGTGAAAAAGAACGGACGCATCGCAGAAGCTGCAATATGCTATACCGGCGACATAACAGACCCGAAACGTACAAAGTATTCCCTAAACTATTACACAGGCATAGCAAAAGAACTGGCAGAAGCCGGAACAGATATTATAGGCATCAAAGATATGGCAGGGCTTCTGAAACCATATGCTGCCAAAACCCTTATCAAAGCGATCAAAGAGGAGACAGGGCTACCTGTTCACTTCCATACACACAACACCAGCGGTAATGCAGAAGCGGCTGCACTTATGGCTTTCGAAGCAGGTGCAGACATCATTGACGCCGCAGTAAGCTCAATGTCAGGTCTCACCTCACAACCGAACATGAACTCCATAGCAGCGGCTCTTGACGGGCAGGACAAACACTCAACTCTTGACAAAAAAGCAATGCAAAACGTTTCTGACTATTTTGACAGGGTTCGCAGATATTACTTCCCATTTGAAAGCGGAATGAAGGCATCCAGCGCAGAAGTGTATATGCATGAAATCCCCGGCGGTCAATATTCCAACCTCATAGTACAAGTTGAAGCAATGGGACTCATCGACAGATGGGAAGATGTGCGCCAGATGTATACTGAGGTAAACAAAGAGCTGGGCGACATCATCAAAGTCACTCCATCATCCAAAGTTGTAGGAGACCTTGCACTGTTTCTTGTAAGAAATAATCTCACAGTTGATGACATATACATTAAGGGCGACACACTTAATTTTCCTGATTCAGTAGTCTCATTCTTTAAGGGTATGCTGGGGCAGCCTTACGGTGGTTTTCCGAAAAGACTTCAGGAGATAGTGCTTAAAGGTGAAAAACCTCTGGACTGCCGCCCCGGAGAACTGCTCGAAGACTTCGATTTCGAAGCAGCAGCAAAAGAGCTAAAAGATATGTTCGGGCGTGATTTCTCCCCCACAGAACTTATATCCTACGCACTTTATCCGGCAGTATTCAAAGACTATGTAAAATTCAACAGCGAATATGGAGACCCTTCTGTATTCTGCACAAGATCATTTTTCTACCCTCTTGAAAAAGAAGAAGAAATTGAACTCGACATAGAAGAGGGAAAAACTCTCATCATACGCCATATGAATGTCAGCGAACCAGACGCAAAAGGGATGCGCAAAGTCTACTTTGAGCTGAACGGGCAACCTCGGTCGGTTACAGTAAAAGACGAGACGCTCACAGACATCATAAAATCTAATGCAAAAGGTGATCCGGCAAATCCTAATGAGGTTTGCGCCACAATGCCCGGCAGCATCACAAAAGTTAACGTAAAAGCCGGCGATAAAGTCGCCAAAGGTGATGTGCTCCTCATAACCGAAGCAATGAAAATGGAGACAAAGATTGCATCTGCGGCGGATGGAGAAGTCAGTGAAGTATTCCTTCACGAAGGTGACAAAATAGAATCCGGAGACCTGCTGATAAAGCTGGTATAA
- the uvrC gene encoding excinuclease ABC subunit UvrC: protein MFKPVLKEIPENPGIYLYLGKNGEILYVGKAKNLRNRVSSYFVDFESKPIRTRKMLQSARDIRFVVTTSEAEALLLENNVIKTEKPRYNVRLKDSKSYPFILITEEDYPKLRITRESGKKGEYFGPFVDVGSLRSIVDELLKVFPLRSCGDSKFREGKLCLKFQIRKCLGPCENMISKNRYNQLVEQIREFFRGNVDTVKSHMEQEMMRLSDDMNFEEAAIMRDRLRGLSRLFTKQTVVMPDDTSSIDVFVPHSFENVSGITAMFIRGGRLIGSRTEILEDDENPSGVIESFVLQMYSVLRNYPQMVYIAGLEDSGSLQEALEKLADKKLRFRKRGYAAVEKLALDNGRVQTQLYLNKLSKRKDITEKLKKIIGAESVSRIECVDISHLGGSGTVGVSIVAVDGEFSKAQYRKYRIRTAENDDFISIYELFSRKFENIQEGSEPPADLYIVDGGIGQLNSAMRAASEKGYTANFISISKGRSIKFMKDKQEQSIESVHIPGRKNPLNLKKNDPLLLFIQKVRDESHRFAIDYSRKLALKNFKKSPLLMLEGVGEKTVRKVLEVFPDIYERKDLTAKDISEYCSIPEKTAAVIELFIKSQ, encoded by the coding sequence ATGTTTAAACCCGTATTAAAAGAAATACCCGAAAATCCGGGCATATATCTGTATCTGGGGAAAAATGGAGAGATCCTGTATGTTGGTAAGGCGAAGAACCTTCGCAACAGGGTCTCTTCGTATTTTGTTGATTTCGAAAGTAAACCTATCCGCACAAGAAAGATGCTTCAGTCTGCCCGTGACATACGCTTCGTTGTTACCACAAGCGAGGCGGAAGCGCTGCTTCTTGAAAATAACGTCATAAAAACTGAAAAGCCCAGATATAATGTCCGGCTTAAAGATTCTAAAAGTTACCCTTTTATTTTGATCACAGAGGAAGATTATCCAAAGCTGCGCATAACAAGAGAATCAGGGAAAAAAGGCGAATATTTCGGTCCTTTTGTGGATGTGGGAAGTTTGCGTTCCATAGTGGACGAACTCCTTAAAGTCTTTCCCCTGAGATCCTGCGGAGACAGTAAATTCAGAGAGGGAAAACTTTGTCTAAAATTCCAGATAAGAAAATGTCTGGGACCTTGCGAGAATATGATCAGTAAAAACCGTTATAATCAGCTTGTTGAGCAGATACGGGAGTTTTTCAGAGGGAATGTGGATACAGTAAAATCACATATGGAACAGGAGATGATGCGTCTTTCGGACGATATGAACTTTGAGGAAGCCGCCATCATGCGTGACAGACTGCGGGGATTGTCCCGGCTTTTTACTAAACAGACAGTAGTTATGCCGGATGATACCAGCAGTATTGATGTTTTTGTTCCCCATAGTTTCGAGAACGTGAGCGGTATCACTGCGATGTTCATCAGAGGGGGACGTCTTATCGGAAGCAGGACAGAGATTCTGGAAGATGATGAAAACCCGTCAGGGGTGATAGAATCCTTTGTGCTGCAAATGTATTCTGTGCTCCGTAACTATCCGCAAATGGTCTATATCGCTGGTCTGGAAGACTCTGGCAGCCTTCAGGAAGCACTTGAGAAGCTTGCTGACAAAAAACTCCGTTTCAGAAAGAGAGGTTATGCCGCTGTTGAGAAACTCGCTCTCGATAATGGGCGTGTGCAGACACAGCTTTACCTGAATAAGCTCTCGAAGAGGAAAGATATAACAGAAAAGCTTAAGAAGATTATCGGAGCAGAGAGTGTTTCAAGGATCGAATGTGTGGATATTTCGCATCTGGGAGGTTCCGGAACTGTCGGAGTGTCAATTGTTGCTGTGGATGGTGAGTTTTCTAAAGCTCAATACAGGAAATACCGTATAAGAACTGCAGAAAATGACGACTTTATCAGTATTTATGAGCTTTTCAGCAGAAAATTTGAAAATATCCAGGAGGGTTCCGAACCCCCTGCGGATCTTTATATTGTTGACGGCGGTATAGGTCAGCTTAATTCCGCCATGAGAGCCGCCAGTGAAAAGGGGTATACTGCCAACTTTATTTCTATATCCAAAGGGCGCAGTATAAAATTCATGAAAGACAAACAGGAACAGTCCATTGAATCTGTGCATATTCCCGGTAGAAAAAATCCTCTTAATCTCAAGAAAAATGATCCTTTGCTGCTTTTTATACAAAAAGTTCGTGATGAATCACACAGGTTTGCTATTGATTACAGCCGGAAGCTGGCACTGAAGAACTTTAAGAAATCTCCGTTGCTTATGCTGGAAGGGGTAGGTGAGAAGACTGTCAGAAAAGTGCTTGAAGTATTTCCTGATATATATGAGCGGAAAGATCTGACAGCAAAGGATATATCTGAGTATTGCTCCATACCTGAAAAGACTGCTGCAGTTATTGAACTATTTATCAAATCACAATAA
- a CDS encoding DsrE family protein has product MATKLDNNELAVIWCSSDRDVAETTVFMYTLNAKYKEWWDAVHLVIWGPSAKLLADDEGVQEKVKEMITAGVSVSACRENADIYGVSDKLIGMGIDVRYMGEPVTRMLQRGAKLITF; this is encoded by the coding sequence ATGGCTACAAAATTAGATAATAATGAATTAGCTGTTATCTGGTGCTCCTCTGACAGAGATGTGGCAGAGACTACAGTTTTTATGTATACACTTAATGCCAAATATAAAGAGTGGTGGGACGCAGTTCACCTCGTGATATGGGGACCGTCGGCAAAACTTCTCGCCGATGACGAAGGTGTTCAGGAAAAAGTTAAAGAGATGATCACGGCAGGTGTCAGTGTTTCTGCTTGCAGGGAGAATGCTGATATATACGGTGTGTCCGATAAGCTGATAGGTATGGGTATAGATGTCCGTTATATGGGCGAACCTGTTACAAGAATGCTTCAAAGAGGCGCCAAACTAATAACATTCTGA
- a CDS encoding NifB/NifX family molybdenum-iron cluster-binding protein, with amino-acid sequence MKVCFPVEQNDGAASSVYGHFGSAPGFVVYDTETEELDFINNSDVAHEHGACNPVAALAGRSVDAIVVGGIGQGAIAKLMQDGIQVMRSASGIVEDDIKLYVKGELENLTMNMETCSHSSHSCSH; translated from the coding sequence ATGAAAGTATGTTTTCCAGTTGAACAAAATGACGGTGCAGCAAGCAGCGTTTATGGTCATTTCGGTTCAGCTCCGGGGTTTGTTGTGTATGACACAGAAACTGAGGAGCTTGATTTCATAAACAATAGTGATGTAGCCCATGAGCATGGTGCATGTAATCCCGTTGCTGCCCTTGCCGGCAGATCTGTAGATGCTATTGTTGTGGGTGGGATAGGCCAGGGCGCTATCGCGAAACTCATGCAGGACGGAATACAGGTTATGCGTTCAGCTTCCGGTATCGTGGAAGACGACATTAAACTTTATGTCAAAGGGGAACTCGAAAACCTTACAATGAACATGGAGACCTGTTCTCACAGCTCCCACAGTTGCTCACACTAA